One genomic window of Prosthecobacter algae includes the following:
- a CDS encoding dipeptidase — MLTFDAHLDLSLNALEYNRDLRLPVHEIRRREAGMTDIKGRAAGTTAFPEMRQAEMGLCVATQLAGCMVGARPMANWMSPEQAYAQTQGQLTWYRAMEEDGQMRQIKDLRGLEAMIDLWTDGKPNEGKPIGYILSLEGADSIRSVGHLERHWEQGLRAMGPAHYGVCRYALGHDQVGGLPAVGKELIQEMDRLGMILDVTHLSDGCFWEALDLFQGTIWASHSNCRALVPDVRQFSDEQIKALIERGAVLGAALDAWMMVPGWIRGKTTPQSAGLKLEVICDHIDHVCQLAGNTLHSGIGTDLDGGYGIEQTPEDLDTIADLTRIPDMLAKRGYTQTDIENVMHGNFLRLLKKAWA; from the coding sequence ATGCTTACTTTTGACGCCCACCTTGATCTGAGTCTCAATGCCCTGGAATACAACCGCGACCTGCGCCTGCCTGTGCATGAGATCCGCCGCCGGGAAGCGGGGATGACGGACATCAAGGGGCGTGCGGCGGGGACGACGGCGTTTCCGGAGATGCGCCAGGCGGAGATGGGGCTGTGCGTGGCGACGCAACTGGCCGGGTGCATGGTGGGTGCGCGGCCCATGGCGAACTGGATGTCCCCGGAACAGGCCTATGCGCAGACGCAGGGGCAACTGACCTGGTATCGTGCGATGGAGGAGGATGGCCAGATGCGGCAGATCAAGGATCTGCGTGGGCTGGAGGCGATGATTGATCTGTGGACAGACGGGAAGCCGAATGAGGGCAAGCCCATCGGCTACATCCTGAGCCTGGAAGGGGCGGACAGCATCCGCAGTGTGGGGCACCTGGAGCGGCACTGGGAGCAGGGGCTGAGGGCGATGGGGCCGGCGCACTATGGGGTGTGCCGATATGCACTGGGGCATGACCAGGTGGGCGGGCTGCCTGCGGTCGGCAAGGAGCTGATCCAGGAAATGGACCGGCTGGGCATGATCCTGGATGTGACGCATCTGTCTGATGGGTGTTTTTGGGAGGCACTGGATCTTTTCCAGGGGACGATCTGGGCGAGCCACAGCAACTGCCGGGCGCTGGTGCCGGATGTGCGCCAGTTTAGCGATGAGCAGATCAAGGCGCTGATCGAGCGAGGGGCGGTGCTGGGCGCGGCACTGGATGCGTGGATGATGGTGCCGGGCTGGATCCGCGGGAAGACGACGCCGCAGAGCGCCGGGCTGAAGCTGGAGGTGATCTGCGATCACATCGACCACGTGTGCCAGCTCGCGGGGAATACGCTGCATTCAGGCATCGGTACAGATCTGGACGGGGGCTACGGGATCGAGCAGACGCCGGAGGACCTGGATACGATCGCGGATCTCACGCGCATTCCGGACATGCTGGCGAAGCGGGGGTACACGCAGACGGACATCGAGAATGTGATGCACGGGAACTTTTTGAGGCTGCTGAAGAAGGCGTGGGCGTGA
- the panB gene encoding 3-methyl-2-oxobutanoate hydroxymethyltransferase codes for MLTSLTDLPLKKQAGERVTVLTAYDYPTARLLDEAGVDLLLVGDSLGMVVLGLPDTTGVTLDMMRHHTAAVRRGVKRVPVISDLPFHTYDTPEQALASARLLMEAGADAVKLEGGVAFIPQVRAIVQAGIPFVGHIGMLPQSVVLEGGYKKKGKTPAQAEQLIADALALDAAGACAMVLESVVAEVATEITRQVKATTIGIGAGPGTDAQVLVTPDLIGSFPWFRPPFAKARADVASEIQRAVKEWMTDVTAKPAP; via the coding sequence ATGCTGACTTCCCTCACCGATCTCCCCCTGAAAAAACAAGCCGGCGAACGCGTCACCGTCCTCACCGCTTACGACTACCCCACCGCCCGCCTTCTCGATGAAGCCGGCGTCGATCTCCTCCTCGTCGGCGATTCCCTCGGCATGGTCGTCCTCGGCCTGCCAGACACCACCGGCGTCACCCTCGACATGATGCGCCACCACACCGCCGCCGTCCGCCGGGGCGTCAAGCGCGTGCCCGTCATCTCCGACCTGCCCTTTCACACCTACGACACGCCCGAGCAAGCCCTGGCCAGCGCCCGCCTGCTCATGGAGGCTGGGGCCGATGCCGTGAAACTAGAAGGCGGCGTTGCCTTCATCCCCCAGGTGCGCGCCATCGTCCAGGCAGGCATCCCCTTCGTCGGCCACATCGGCATGCTCCCCCAGAGCGTCGTCCTCGAAGGCGGTTATAAGAAAAAAGGTAAAACCCCCGCCCAGGCCGAACAGCTCATCGCCGATGCCCTCGCCCTCGATGCCGCCGGAGCCTGCGCCATGGTCCTGGAAAGCGTCGTCGCCGAGGTCGCCACAGAAATCACCCGTCAGGTCAAAGCCACCACCATCGGCATCGGCGCTGGCCCAGGCACCGATGCCCAGGTCCTCGTCACCCCCGACCTCATCGGCAGCTTCCCCTGGTTCCGCCCCCCCTTCGCCAAAGCCCGCGCCGATGTCGCCAGCGAAATCCAGCGCGCCGTGAAGGAATGGATGACCGACGTAACAGCGAAACCAGCCCCTTAA
- a CDS encoding DUF3500 domain-containing protein has protein sequence MFRPSLASLACAVLFSLSTGQAHEAGIQMAEVADVFLLSLNEEQKAKATFKFDDEERVNWHFIPRERKGLPMKEMTPQQRLLAHALMNTGLGFRGAAKAVTIMSLEEVLFQMEGAEESKRAAAREKRDPEKYFVSIFGTPDPKGTWGWRIEGHHMSLNFTIKDGQLLRATPSFMGTNPGELRQGPLTGLRVLGKEEDLGRELVKSLDEAQFKTALFDAVAPKEMLTEAAKKVDPLKPEGLADTALNATQKAKLREIIDEYLTRLRPEIAAETWAEIEKNGPVYFAWAGGKERGEPHYYRVQGKTFLIEYDNVQGNANHPHSVLRSFDGDFGRDLLAEHYKEAHGK, from the coding sequence ATGTTTCGCCCATCCCTTGCCTCGCTCGCCTGCGCCGTTCTCTTTTCTCTTTCCACGGGGCAGGCCCATGAGGCGGGTATCCAGATGGCGGAGGTGGCGGATGTGTTTCTGCTGTCTCTGAATGAGGAGCAGAAAGCCAAAGCCACCTTCAAGTTTGACGATGAGGAGCGGGTCAACTGGCACTTCATCCCGCGTGAGCGCAAGGGGCTGCCGATGAAGGAGATGACCCCGCAGCAGCGCCTGCTGGCCCATGCTTTGATGAATACGGGCTTGGGATTCCGTGGGGCGGCCAAGGCGGTGACGATCATGTCCCTGGAGGAAGTGCTCTTCCAGATGGAGGGGGCGGAGGAATCCAAGCGGGCCGCAGCCCGTGAGAAGCGCGATCCTGAGAAGTATTTCGTGAGCATCTTCGGCACGCCGGACCCGAAGGGGACCTGGGGCTGGCGCATCGAGGGGCATCACATGTCCCTGAATTTCACGATCAAGGACGGCCAGTTGCTGCGTGCGACGCCTTCCTTCATGGGGACGAATCCGGGCGAACTGCGCCAGGGGCCGCTGACGGGCCTGCGGGTGCTGGGCAAGGAAGAAGACCTGGGACGCGAGCTGGTGAAGTCGCTGGATGAGGCCCAGTTCAAAACCGCGCTTTTTGATGCTGTGGCTCCGAAGGAGATGCTGACGGAAGCGGCCAAGAAGGTGGACCCGCTGAAGCCTGAAGGCCTGGCCGACACGGCCCTGAATGCGACGCAGAAGGCGAAGCTGCGCGAGATCATCGACGAATACCTGACCCGCCTGCGCCCGGAGATCGCGGCGGAAACCTGGGCTGAGATTGAAAAGAATGGCCCGGTTTATTTCGCCTGGGCAGGAGGCAAGGAGCGCGGTGAGCCGCATTACTACCGGGTGCAGGGTAAGACCTTCCTGATCGAGTATGACAATGTGCAGGGCAATGCCAACCACCCGCACAGCGTGCTGCGCAGCTTTGATGGTGACTTTGGCCGCGACCTGCTGGCGGAGCACTACAAGGAAGCTCACGGGAAGTGA
- a CDS encoding GspE/PulE family protein, which yields MYSNEEYLLELLTESGLISNPDIQKAKTTKKPNESLLDCLIKTGVVSDEQVAQTVAVNSGMEYMDLHGFPGNPALKGLIPMEVAKRYKVAPIGMNGSSMQVVVADPYDFETLDALPHVLQPDIEFYCSTPALIQLLQTNIYGNEFVTPAPGSGGSDGDAPIIKLVTNILLEAFKNRASDIHIEPLEKDVRVRLRIDGVLHDVEHHPKRLHSSIIARIKIMCGSMSIDEKRVPQDGRITMAFNDKELDMRVSIIPTNNGESVVMRVLDKSSLRLGLADLGFLSDDQDTFEKLITLPDGIVLVTGPTGSGKTTTLYACLNFINRPDRKIITVEDPVEYELAGINQVMVREDVGMSFGAALKAILRQAPNIIMIGEIRDLETASIAINASLTGHLVFSTLHTNDAPSSVARLADIGVKPFLIASAVRGILAQRLVRKLCGECKQPSGLSERELRSLGLEASQLFNANIMGPKGCNKCRQSGFKGRMVIAEIFKIDDEVRNMVNQQLTTPQIRKRARELGMRTLREDGVRKVLAGLTTAEEVIEATMADAD from the coding sequence ATGTATTCAAACGAAGAGTATCTCCTGGAACTGCTCACCGAGTCAGGGCTGATTTCCAATCCTGACATCCAAAAGGCCAAGACGACCAAGAAGCCCAACGAAAGCTTGTTGGACTGCTTGATCAAAACGGGGGTGGTGAGCGATGAACAAGTGGCCCAAACCGTGGCCGTCAACTCCGGCATGGAGTACATGGACCTTCACGGTTTCCCTGGCAATCCGGCCCTCAAAGGCCTCATCCCCATGGAAGTCGCCAAGCGCTACAAGGTGGCCCCCATCGGCATGAACGGCAGTTCCATGCAGGTCGTCGTCGCCGATCCCTACGACTTCGAGACGCTCGACGCCCTTCCCCACGTCTTGCAGCCAGACATCGAATTTTACTGCTCCACCCCGGCGCTCATCCAGCTCCTGCAGACCAACATCTACGGCAATGAGTTTGTCACCCCGGCCCCAGGCTCGGGTGGTTCCGACGGCGATGCCCCGATCATCAAGCTGGTGACCAACATCCTGCTGGAAGCCTTCAAAAACCGCGCTTCCGACATTCACATTGAACCGCTGGAAAAAGACGTCCGCGTTCGCCTCCGCATCGACGGCGTGCTCCACGATGTGGAGCACCACCCAAAACGTCTCCACTCCTCCATCATTGCCCGCATCAAGATCATGTGCGGATCCATGAGCATCGATGAAAAGCGCGTCCCCCAGGACGGCCGTATCACGATGGCCTTCAATGACAAGGAGCTGGACATGCGTGTCTCCATCATCCCTACCAACAACGGAGAGAGCGTGGTCATGCGTGTGCTCGACAAGAGCAGCCTCCGCCTCGGTCTCGCAGACCTGGGCTTCCTTTCGGATGACCAAGACACCTTTGAAAAGCTGATCACTCTCCCGGACGGCATCGTCTTGGTGACGGGGCCTACCGGCTCCGGTAAAACAACGACGCTTTACGCCTGCCTTAACTTCATCAACCGCCCTGATCGCAAGATCATCACCGTGGAAGACCCGGTGGAATACGAGCTCGCCGGGATCAACCAAGTCATGGTTCGCGAAGATGTCGGCATGAGCTTCGGCGCAGCCTTGAAGGCCATCCTCCGTCAGGCGCCCAACATCATCATGATCGGGGAAATTCGAGATCTCGAGACCGCCTCCATCGCCATCAACGCCTCCCTCACAGGTCACTTGGTCTTCAGCACCCTGCATACCAATGACGCACCCAGCTCCGTGGCCCGTCTCGCAGACATCGGCGTCAAACCCTTCCTCATCGCCTCCGCCGTCCGCGGCATTCTCGCCCAGCGTCTCGTCCGCAAACTCTGCGGCGAGTGCAAGCAGCCTTCCGGCCTCAGCGAGCGCGAACTCCGCAGCCTCGGCCTCGAAGCCAGCCAGCTTTTCAACGCCAACATCATGGGGCCCAAAGGCTGTAACAAGTGCCGCCAGTCCGGCTTCAAAGGCCGAATGGTCATCGCCGAAATCTTCAAGATTGACGACGAAGTTCGCAACATGGTCAACCAGCAGCTCACCACCCCGCAGATCCGCAAGCGCGCCCGTGAACTGGGCATGCGCACCCTGCGCGAAGACGGCGTGCGCAAGGTCCTCGCCGGCCTGACCACCGCCGAAGAAGTGATCGAGGCCACCATGGCAGATGCTGACTGA
- a CDS encoding GspE/PulE family protein → MTPQNVVDMLEARGLIDNGQAYDITQDAVHNGKEILQVVLDYGIFTGEDEFWALVAEELGADHFDLTEFEPPSSVIGLIPAGMARLYGAFPITLDGRGLHVAFTDPLNPQLVEDLRFGLDKTVVPVVARRSQVQNLIDKHYGTGAPSIDEIFGNLKDAGKNSPEIEANSAPIVKFVDLVMTQAIKERASDIHFEPFEHEFKIRYRVDGALYEMAPPPVHLATSIISRIKVMSNMNIAERRVPQDGRIMTSVNGKPVDMRVSSLPTQHGESVVLRVLDRSSVNLDLEQLGMPPPLFNYITETINKPNGIFIVTGPTGAGKTTTLYACLRRINTIDTKLLTAEDPVEYELDGVMQVPVNDAVGLTFARALRAFLRQDPDRIMVGEMRDKETAQIAIQASLTGHLVLSTLHTNDAAGAVTRLVDMGVEPFLVAATLEGVLAQRLLRTICKNCRVAYEPSLSILNQLNLSSSDIGGKQFYTGNGCEKCGGSGYKGRKGLYELLHVNDPIRELITQRAPTLVLKQKAIELGMVTLREDGLRNIYDGETTIEEVLKYT, encoded by the coding sequence ATGACTCCCCAGAATGTGGTAGATATGCTCGAAGCCCGGGGCCTGATTGACAATGGCCAGGCTTATGACATTACCCAGGACGCCGTCCACAATGGCAAAGAAATCCTCCAGGTGGTTCTCGATTACGGCATCTTCACGGGTGAAGATGAATTTTGGGCCCTCGTCGCCGAAGAACTCGGTGCCGACCACTTTGACCTGACCGAATTCGAACCGCCATCCTCCGTCATCGGCCTCATCCCCGCCGGCATGGCCCGCCTTTATGGGGCTTTTCCGATCACCCTCGATGGCCGCGGCCTTCACGTCGCCTTTACCGACCCGCTCAATCCCCAGTTGGTCGAGGACCTCCGCTTCGGTCTGGACAAGACCGTCGTTCCCGTCGTTGCACGCCGCAGCCAGGTCCAAAATCTCATCGACAAGCACTACGGCACCGGTGCCCCGAGCATTGACGAGATTTTTGGTAACCTCAAGGACGCCGGTAAGAACTCCCCTGAAATCGAGGCCAACTCCGCACCCATCGTCAAGTTCGTTGACCTGGTGATGACCCAGGCCATCAAGGAACGCGCCTCCGACATTCACTTCGAGCCCTTCGAGCACGAATTCAAAATCCGTTACCGTGTGGATGGAGCCCTTTATGAAATGGCACCACCGCCCGTTCATCTGGCCACCAGCATCATTTCCCGTATCAAAGTCATGTCCAACATGAACATCGCCGAAAGGCGTGTTCCCCAGGACGGACGCATCATGACCTCCGTCAACGGAAAGCCGGTGGACATGCGTGTCAGTTCCCTGCCCACTCAGCATGGAGAGTCCGTCGTGCTTCGTGTGCTTGACCGCAGTTCCGTGAATCTCGACCTCGAGCAGTTGGGCATGCCGCCCCCACTCTTCAATTACATCACCGAGACCATCAACAAACCGAACGGCATCTTCATCGTCACCGGCCCCACCGGTGCTGGCAAGACCACCACGCTTTACGCCTGCCTCCGCCGTATCAATACCATTGATACCAAGCTTCTTACCGCCGAAGACCCGGTGGAATACGAACTGGACGGTGTCATGCAGGTTCCTGTTAACGATGCCGTCGGCCTCACCTTCGCCCGCGCTCTCCGCGCCTTCCTCCGTCAGGATCCGGACCGCATCATGGTCGGGGAAATGCGTGACAAGGAAACCGCCCAGATCGCCATCCAGGCCTCCCTCACGGGACACTTGGTGCTCAGCACCCTGCACACCAACGATGCCGCCGGTGCCGTCACCCGTCTTGTCGACATGGGCGTGGAACCGTTCCTCGTCGCTGCTACCCTCGAAGGCGTGCTCGCTCAGCGCCTTCTGCGCACCATCTGCAAAAACTGCCGCGTGGCCTACGAGCCCAGCCTCTCGATCCTTAACCAGCTCAACCTCAGTTCCTCGGACATCGGCGGTAAGCAGTTCTACACCGGCAACGGCTGTGAAAAATGCGGCGGCAGCGGTTACAAAGGCCGCAAAGGTCTCTACGAACTGCTCCACGTGAACGATCCTATCCGCGAGCTCATCACCCAACGAGCTCCTACTCTTGTTCTCAAACAGAAAGCCATCGAACTCGGCATGGTGACCCTTCGCGAAGACGGTCTTCGCAACATCTATGACGGAGAAACCACCATTGAAGAAGTGCTGAAATACACCTGA
- a CDS encoding type II secretion system F family protein has product MPKFHYIALDQNGQEVAGELDASTEAEAINLLRQSQLYPTQVAQEGKGDAAVKKRAKSTAAPKGKGKAVKAGANAKIKAKVLMIFTRQLATLIDSGLPLLRGLTVLARQEPNPVMKSTVSTIAENVQTGSTFSETLSQYPKIFNKLYINMVKAGELGGVLEVVLNRLAEYQEKAQKLKNKVVAAMVYPIIVMIIAVLIMVFLMLVIVPRFEKIFEDMLGSADKLPELTKLVIGFSRWMQGNFLYLVAGGIVFTVAWKLYAATVGGRRVIDGLKLKLPLFGDVQRKTAISRFSRTLGTLVTSGVPILQALNITRETAGNVVVSDAITKVHDAVKEGESMVAPLESSSVFPPMVISMVDVGEETGQLPEMLLKIADVYEDEVDNAVAGLTSMLEPLMIVMLAVVVGVIVMALFLPLIEVIKGLSGGS; this is encoded by the coding sequence ATGCCGAAGTTCCACTACATCGCCCTCGATCAAAACGGTCAAGAAGTCGCCGGTGAACTCGATGCCTCCACCGAAGCCGAGGCCATCAACCTCCTCCGTCAGAGCCAGCTTTACCCAACTCAGGTCGCCCAGGAGGGCAAGGGTGACGCGGCGGTGAAAAAACGCGCCAAGTCCACTGCCGCCCCCAAGGGCAAAGGCAAGGCCGTCAAAGCCGGGGCTAACGCCAAGATCAAGGCCAAGGTCCTCATGATCTTCACCCGCCAGCTCGCCACACTGATCGATTCCGGCCTCCCTCTGCTTCGCGGTCTCACCGTTCTGGCACGTCAGGAGCCGAATCCAGTGATGAAGAGCACCGTCTCCACCATTGCTGAAAACGTCCAGACCGGCAGCACCTTCTCCGAGACGCTTTCCCAATACCCCAAGATCTTCAACAAGCTTTACATCAACATGGTGAAGGCTGGCGAACTGGGCGGTGTGCTCGAAGTCGTCCTCAACCGTCTTGCTGAATACCAGGAAAAAGCCCAAAAGCTGAAGAATAAGGTCGTCGCGGCGATGGTTTACCCCATCATTGTGATGATCATTGCCGTGCTCATCATGGTCTTCCTCATGCTCGTCATCGTCCCGCGCTTCGAGAAGATCTTCGAAGACATGCTGGGTTCTGCAGACAAGCTCCCGGAACTGACCAAACTCGTCATCGGATTCAGCCGCTGGATGCAGGGAAATTTCCTCTACCTCGTCGCTGGCGGTATCGTCTTCACCGTCGCTTGGAAGCTTTATGCTGCCACTGTGGGCGGACGCCGTGTCATTGACGGCCTCAAGCTCAAGCTTCCCCTCTTCGGCGATGTGCAGCGCAAAACGGCCATCTCCCGTTTCAGCCGCACCCTCGGCACCCTCGTCACCTCCGGTGTGCCCATCCTTCAGGCCCTTAACATCACCCGTGAAACTGCCGGCAACGTCGTTGTCTCCGACGCCATCACCAAGGTGCATGACGCCGTGAAAGAAGGTGAGTCCATGGTTGCCCCGCTGGAGTCGAGCAGTGTCTTCCCGCCGATGGTGATCTCCATGGTGGACGTCGGTGAAGAAACTGGTCAGCTCCCTGAAATGCTTCTCAAGATCGCCGACGTGTATGAGGATGAAGTGGACAACGCCGTTGCTGGCCTCACTTCTATGCTCGAACCTCTCATGATCGTGATGTTGGCCGTCGTCGTCGGTGTCATCGTTATGGCCCTCTTCCTTCCGCTCATCGAAGTCATCAAAGGCCTCAGCGGCGGCTCATAG
- a CDS encoding prepilin-type N-terminal cleavage/methylation domain-containing protein — translation MKSHSRKLAPAGFTVIELLVVITIIALLFALTIGGFTYAQKSAARSRTTAAMSAMKSALERYNNEFGEYPAPQNPGDTVAVGDKTYEVGAAAMLYQALSGDGYDNILLAQTPSNGGPASSDGSLDETESKNVMLTDMPKEFYINRDGRYYMTDGFGRPFQYVKAAPQVAGEQPTTVNSTYDLWSFGDDEENTSARSIDTIAPGAVKDASQRWIKNW, via the coding sequence ATGAAAAGTCATTCCCGGAAGCTTGCCCCGGCAGGCTTTACAGTGATCGAGCTTCTCGTCGTCATCACGATCATCGCCCTTCTCTTTGCCCTGACCATCGGCGGCTTCACCTATGCCCAAAAATCGGCGGCTCGCAGCCGTACGACGGCGGCCATGAGTGCCATGAAGAGCGCCCTCGAACGGTATAACAACGAGTTTGGTGAATACCCTGCCCCGCAGAACCCTGGTGACACGGTTGCTGTTGGCGACAAGACCTATGAAGTTGGTGCCGCAGCCATGCTTTACCAGGCCCTGAGCGGCGATGGCTACGACAACATCCTCTTGGCTCAGACCCCCAGCAACGGCGGCCCGGCATCATCCGATGGCTCGCTCGATGAGACCGAGTCCAAGAACGTCATGCTCACCGACATGCCGAAGGAGTTCTACATCAACCGTGACGGACGCTATTACATGACAGACGGCTTTGGCCGCCCCTTCCAATATGTCAAAGCTGCCCCGCAGGTTGCAGGTGAGCAACCCACCACCGTCAACTCTACCTATGACCTTTGGTCTTTCGGGGATGACGAAGAAAACACCAGCGCCCGTTCCATCGATACCATTGCACCTGGAGCCGTCAAAGACGCAAGCCAGCGATGGATCAAGAATTGGTAA
- a CDS encoding ubiquinone/menaquinone biosynthesis methyltransferase, whose protein sequence is MQDAGYVKKAFAGIARRYMLANHVLSLGIDVLWRRKTSGLVAETRPRLILDLATGSGDLARELERRCPDAKVLGADFSIPMMREAQVHRSTHLVAADGMQLPFQSGAFDALTVAFGLRNMASWPGALQEMSRVLKVAGRLYVLDFSLPTLPLIRPMYLFYLKNVMPRIAGWITGERAAYEYLCSSVERFPSGPAMEKLIREAGFDQVKTYRLSLGIASLYIGTKSA, encoded by the coding sequence ATGCAGGACGCCGGTTATGTCAAAAAAGCCTTCGCAGGCATCGCCCGGCGATACATGCTGGCGAATCATGTGCTGAGCCTCGGCATTGACGTCCTCTGGCGCCGCAAAACGTCCGGCCTCGTCGCTGAAACCCGGCCCCGTTTGATCCTCGACCTCGCCACTGGCAGCGGCGACCTCGCCCGCGAACTCGAGAGACGCTGCCCCGATGCAAAAGTGCTGGGGGCCGACTTTTCCATCCCGATGATGCGCGAAGCCCAGGTTCATCGGTCCACCCACCTCGTGGCGGCGGATGGTATGCAGTTGCCCTTCCAATCCGGTGCATTCGATGCCCTTACCGTCGCCTTCGGCCTTCGCAACATGGCCTCCTGGCCAGGAGCCTTGCAGGAGATGAGCCGGGTGCTGAAGGTTGCAGGCAGGCTCTACGTCCTGGACTTTTCACTGCCCACCCTGCCGCTTATCCGGCCCATGTACTTGTTCTACTTGAAGAACGTCATGCCCAGAATCGCCGGCTGGATCACAGGAGAACGGGCCGCCTACGAATACCTGTGCAGCTCCGTGGAGCGTTTCCCTTCAGGACCAGCCATGGAGAAGCTGATCCGTGAAGCTGGATTCGATCAGGTCAAAACATACCGTTTATCGCTGGGCATCGCCTCCCTCTACATCGGCACCAAGAGTGCCTGA
- a CDS encoding PilW family protein — MRGTLKKKTPLSSGSAARVAAPRGFSLVELLVTISVAFIVITALMQSMVATLDSWTKQDKQFSSQREGRAALRLLTDDLASIAVIPAGGPLADDPQAVAGKQPMRFLLQSGTPTSTSTSRMAFLRTVKRASKGTDSGRGDLQLVLYGIALTPDGGASGVEEDASSQKLVRREFSPAETYRRLEGHRIGGQPMVFEEDWKELESLPKPTTGEETPAAAPPSARNAVLAHDVIRFECKALESLMPGQPVPQPWPTEQLPKWVEVTLRVTNRQTGRLLKSAQDWRGEGVRAAAITNGTPEVYEDDAEVRTFSMRLRLPPVAL, encoded by the coding sequence ATGCGAGGAACTCTGAAAAAGAAAACGCCTCTATCTTCTGGCTCTGCTGCGCGTGTGGCGGCCCCGCGTGGATTTTCGCTGGTGGAGCTTCTTGTCACCATCTCGGTGGCCTTCATCGTCATTACCGCGCTCATGCAGAGCATGGTCGCCACTCTGGATTCCTGGACCAAACAGGATAAGCAGTTCTCTAGCCAGCGGGAAGGCCGCGCCGCCTTGCGCCTGTTGACGGATGATCTGGCCTCCATTGCTGTCATCCCGGCAGGAGGGCCTCTGGCAGATGATCCGCAGGCGGTGGCCGGGAAGCAGCCGATGCGCTTTCTGCTCCAGTCAGGCACGCCTACTTCCACCTCCACTTCGCGAATGGCCTTTTTGCGGACTGTGAAGCGTGCAAGCAAGGGAACCGACAGTGGTCGGGGAGATTTGCAGTTGGTACTCTATGGCATCGCCCTTACGCCCGATGGAGGTGCCAGCGGGGTGGAGGAAGATGCCAGCAGCCAGAAGCTGGTGCGCCGCGAGTTTTCACCTGCGGAAACCTACCGCAGGCTGGAAGGCCACCGCATTGGCGGCCAGCCCATGGTCTTTGAAGAAGACTGGAAGGAACTGGAAAGTCTGCCCAAACCCACCACGGGAGAAGAGACCCCTGCGGCAGCTCCTCCTTCAGCCCGCAATGCAGTGCTCGCGCATGACGTCATCCGCTTTGAATGCAAGGCCCTAGAAAGCCTGATGCCTGGCCAGCCGGTGCCGCAGCCCTGGCCCACGGAGCAGCTTCCCAAGTGGGTGGAAGTCACCCTGCGTGTCACCAATCGGCAGACGGGTCGCTTGCTCAAGAGTGCGCAGGATTGGCGCGGTGAAGGAGTCCGTGCGGCAGCCATCACCAATGGCACACCGGAAGTTTACGAGGACGATGCTGAAGTGCGCACCTTCTCCATGCGCCTGCGCCTGCCTCCCGTCGCCTTGTAA
- a CDS encoding pilus assembly FimT family protein, protein MRRQSPFRQLKLRSGGFTLLEILVVISIMTIMIGLVLGKSGAISGTQGMTAMHQVTAMCDLARARSLRGDGTVLMAFATVNGGLTGEPYRSVVLCAEDVTTEDPDDYAAISEWFHLPQGYVFTNVGAASPNAGANVLTAPNATRRVRLPGNGPSVELPCVGFGSLGEVVFPEADANSLDSLLIAIAEGQASSSGPLSKKGEVHRPDECRWLAVRRNSGSPMILP, encoded by the coding sequence ATGCGGCGACAAAGCCCCTTCCGTCAGTTGAAGCTACGTTCTGGCGGTTTCACTCTGCTGGAAATCCTCGTCGTGATTAGCATCATGACCATCATGATCGGTCTCGTTCTCGGCAAATCTGGAGCGATCAGCGGCACCCAGGGCATGACTGCCATGCATCAGGTCACCGCCATGTGCGACCTCGCCAGGGCGCGTTCACTGCGTGGTGACGGCACTGTTCTCATGGCCTTTGCGACAGTGAATGGCGGCCTCACAGGTGAGCCTTATCGTTCCGTCGTTCTTTGTGCCGAAGATGTCACCACGGAGGATCCTGATGACTATGCCGCTATCTCGGAATGGTTCCATCTTCCCCAAGGTTATGTCTTTACCAATGTGGGCGCAGCCTCTCCCAATGCGGGCGCCAACGTGCTGACAGCTCCCAATGCGACTCGCCGTGTCAGATTGCCTGGCAATGGTCCGAGCGTCGAACTCCCCTGCGTGGGTTTTGGATCTCTGGGAGAGGTGGTGTTTCCTGAGGCTGATGCCAATTCTTTGGACTCGCTGTTGATCGCCATCGCGGAAGGCCAGGCCAGCTCCAGCGGGCCGCTGTCGAAAAAAGGCGAGGTACATCGCCCAGACGAGTGCCGCTGGCTCGCCGTCCGCCGAAATTCCGGATCCCCCATGATTCTGCCATGA